GTGGAACTGCGCGGCAACAAGCTTCGGCTGAACCCGTCAATCGACGTCAACGAAACGACCGGCATCGTCCTGGCGGCCAAGCGCGGTGGCGGCCGAAGCGCCGTCGTGCTGTGGGGCGGCGGCAGCCCGAAGAACTTCATGCTGCAGACCGAGCCGCAGATCCAGGAAGTGCTGCGTATCAAGGAGTTCGGCCAGGACTTCTTCCTGCAGGTGACCGACGCTCGCCCCGACACCGGCGGCCTGAGCGGCGCGACCCCGAGCGAGGCGGTGAGCTGGGGCAAGGTGGATCCGGATCGGCTTCCCGATGCCGTCGTGTGCTACACCGACACCACCATCGCGATGCCGATTCTCACGCACTACGCGCTGGCGAGGCACAAGAAGCGGAAGACGCGCCGGCTGTACCAGGCACGCCCGGCGATGCTGAAGGCGCTGACCAGAGAGTATTTCGCGCACACCGGACTGAAGATGATCGACGGATCCGATCCGGCGATTGGCTGACGCCCATGGCCAAGACCACTCCCGCACAACTCAAGGCGCTGGCGGCCCGGCACGGCACGCCCCTCGTGGTGGTGAACCACGACATCCTCAGGCAGAACTACGCGCAGTTCAAGAAGTACCTGCCGCGTGTGCAGGCCTACTTCGCCGTCAAGGCCAACCCCGCGCCCGAGATCGTGCGGACGCTGTTCCGCGCCGGCGCGAGCTTCGACGTCGCGTCGTTTCCCGAGTTCATGCTCGTGTATGACTTCATCAAGACGCGGCCCGCCGCTGAGCGGCAGGCGTTCGTGTGGGACAAGATCGTCTACGCGAATCCCGTCAAACCGAAGGACACGCTGCGCGCGCTCGACACGTACAAGCCGCTGGTGACCTTCGACAACCGCATTGAGATCGGGAAGATCCGGGATTTTGCGCCGCATGCCGGGCTGTTGCTGCGCATCCGGGTGCCAAACACCGGATCGATGGTCGAACTGTCGTCCAAGTTCGGCTGCGAGCCCGGCGAGGCTGTGGCATTGATCGAGGAGGCGCACCAGGCCGGGCTGGTGGTAGAGGGCTTGAGCTTTCACGTCGGGAGCCAGTGCACGAACTTCGAGAACTTCGTGCAGGCGCTGAACATGTCGGCCTTGGTCCGGCAGGAAGCCGTGTCGCGCGGTTTCGACATGAAGATTCTGGACATCGGTGGTGGATTTCCCGTGCGCTACAACCGCCACGTCCAGCCGTTCAGCCAGCTGGCAAAGGTCATCAACGCCGAGATCAACCGGTTGTTCCCGAAGGAGATGGAGATCATCGCCGAGCCGGGGCGCTTCTTCGTGGCGACGGCCGTCACCTCGATCGCGACGGTCATCGGCAAGGCCGTCCGGGACGGCAGGCCGTGCTACTACATCGACGACAGCGTGTATCACACGTTCTCGGGGTTGATCTTCGACCACTGCCCGTACCATTTCAAGGCCTTCAGGAAGGGCCCGACCGAGGTGTCGGCGGTCTTCGGACAAACCTGCGACGGCCTCGACACCATCTCCCAGTCGGAGGCGCTCCCGGAGCTCCAGCTCGACGACCTGGTCTACTCCGAGGACATCGGCGCGTACAGCAACGCGTCGGCGACGTGGTTCAATGGCTTCGCGCCAGCCAAGGTCGTGCACATCAACGAGTAGGCCCATGTACTCCGTGAGCAAGCGCATCGACTTCTGCTACGGCCACCGGTTGCTGGACTACGACGGGATCTGCAAGCACCCGCATGGCCACAATGCCACCGTCGAGATCGAAGTGCGGAGCGGGCAGCTCGACAGCCGCTGCATGGTCTGCGACTTTGCCGACATCAAGCGCGTGGTGAAGTCGTGGATCGACGAGCACATCGATCACCAGATGGTCCTGCGCCGGGACGACCCGCTCGTCAAGCCCCTGCAGGAGCAAAACGAACCGCTGTTCCTCGTGGACGCCAATCCCACCGTCGAGCACCTCGCGAAGATCATTTACGAATACGCGAGGTCGCAGGGCTTTCCGGTCGAGGCTGTGCGCCTCTGGGAAACGCCCACGTCGTGTGCCACCTATCGCGGCGACTAGGGCCGGGAACGTCCACAGTGCTGCTTGTCTTTGATTTCGACGGAACGCTGGTGGATTCGATCGTCGACCTGACCGAGTCGGCCAGCGATCTCTCTGAGGAGTACGGCGGGAAACGGCTCGACCTTCCCGCGGTCACCTTGATGGTCGGCGAAGGTGCGCACACGCTGGTAGAGCGCATCCTGTCCACAGCCGGCGTCGCGGATCAGCCGGCTGGTGCGCTCAGCCGATTCCTGGAGATCTACGATCGACGCATGCTCGATCACACCGTCCCCTATCCGGGGATGATCGACACCCTGACGACGATCAGTCGCATCCACCGGCTGGCGATGCTGACCAACAAGCCCGAACAGGCGACCCGGCGCATCATGATCCACTCGAGTCTCGATCGGTTCTTCAAGGACTGCGTGTTCGGCGACGGAACGTCTGCGCGCAAGCCCGATACGGAAGGGCTGCGGTGGTTGATGGGGCGCCAGAGTGCCTCGGCGTCGCAGACCTGGCTCATTGGCGATTCGGACGTCGACGTGGAGACCGCCCGCGCGGCCGGCGTCCAGTTGTGCGTCGCCCGCTACGGGTTCGGCTTCTGCCGCATCGACCCGACCACGCTTCGGCCAGACGACGTCATCATCGACCGGCCTTCGGATCTGCTGGCGGCGCTGGAACCATCTAAACCTATCGCACGTAGATCGCAGAGTTGAAGACGACGCGGAACGTGGCAAACGGCTGACCGCGCCATTGCGGACGGAAGCCGAGCAGCACGACATGTCCCTTGTCGAGCTCGACGTCGAGCGCCGCCGCCTTGCCCTGAAGGTACTTCTCGCCAATCAGGTATCCAGACTGCAGAGGCGAGCCAGTATCGGCGTACTTGGCGAGGATCGTGCCCTTGAATCCCACCTGGGGTTCGTAGACCGGGCTGCCATCGACAAACACGGCAGAGGTTTCGTCCATGCCGGCCATCACCGGATGCGTGGGGTCGGTCTGGACGTTGACAATCGATCCACGCAGGAAGAACTCCTCTGGCTTCAGGCCTTCGGCGACGTTCCTTACCGGCAACTTGAACTGCTGGATCGCGAATCGGCAGGCTGAGTTGAAACAGACTACCGTCCCGCCGTCCCGCACGAATGTCTCGAAGGCCTGGAGGTCGGCCGCCGTGAGGGCGTAGGCATACTCGGGACGCACCGCCCGGCCCGATCCGCCGCCGCGCCCGCCCTGGCCGCGGCCCGCCGCCGGTGCGGCGCCCGCTGCCCGAGCACCCGCTGGTGGCGCGGCCGCTGTTCCCGCTGCTCCTCGTGCGACCGCAGCCTGGCCGCCGCTCTCCACCGGAATGCGGGCATCATCAGCGAGGATGATGCTGTCGACCTTGTCGCGAAGCGGCGTCTTGAAATCCTCCGGATGGAGACTTACGAACTCGAAGCCGTATTGCTCGAGCAGCCACCGGGTCCACCCTTCGTCCATACTGCCGGTCCACGGCTGATACAGTCCGATGCGGGGCTTCTTCATCGCCACACCGGATGCTGACGTGCGCTCCGCGACCAGCGCCAGCGACTTGACGAGATCGGCCTGAGCGGCGTCGGGCAGTCCGGTGATGATGTAGCGGGCACCCGCGGCGCGAGCGCCCGCGGCGAACTGAACGCTGGCCCCAAGCTTCCAGGCACGCGTGATGGCTCGGAAGGCGTTGTTCTGGGCGGGATCGACCGCGAGCGCGGGACCGCTGCCAGAAAGCCTGCCGGCCGGCGGGATGATCGCCGCCGCGGAAGGACTTGAATCGAATCCGATGCCAGGCACGCTGTCGAACGGTGCGGGATCGGCGGAGGCGGTCATGTTGTACGGAGTGGGCTTTGCCGTCGGCAGCGGTGTCGCGCCAAGCAGCTTCAGCTTCCCGCGCACGTCTTCGGCGAGCGGGCTGGCGACAGCGGTGACCTTGACGCCCATCTGAAGGGGCAGCGTCCACCCCGCCGCGTCGTAGGGCCTGACCGGCGGGCCGCCCGGGTACTGCCGCAGGTCTGGGTACTTCTGCGGGTTGAGCAACTCGCGCGCCATGGCGCCAAATTCCTGGTCGGTCGGCACCACCCACGTGCCGGCTGCGTACGTGACCTTGTCAATCGTGGCTGGCGAGGTCAACTGCGACACACGCACACCGCCAAAGGCGAGGCGGCGCAGCATCTCGACGGCTGCCACAGGGTCGCGCTGATCCTGCGGAATCATGTACGCGTACGGCGCGGTCTTTCTGCCCGCGGCAATCTGGTCCCGGCCGGCCTGATAGCGGTTGTAGAGCAGCGATTCCCGGTACTTGGCGGCGAACTCGAGCGTCGAGATCGCGGCCGTCTCGTTGTAGGCCACCGCATCGCCCAACCGCCACCAGCCGCCAGGCCACGGGCTCGCGTAGAGGCTCTGCGGCCTGAGGTCGCGATAGCTTTCTGGAAGATCGTTCAGCGTGTACTCGCGCGGCGCGGCCATGTTGCCAGCTGTCTCCGTCCAGAACGCCGGGATGTTCTTGAACACCGGCGCGTAGTCCACGTAGCCGGGATACCACGCGTCAAACGCCTGCCCCATGTGCGTGGCGCCGACCTGTCCCCGCTCATCGAGGCTCTTCGCGATGGCCATGCCGATCATGTTGATTTCGCGCGACACCACATACGGAGCGTCGAGGGCAATCGGTTCAGAAAAGGGCGGCAGCCAGATGCGGGTGGGGAAGGGCGCGGACTGGTGGAACACGTAAATGATGTTCGGCTCCCACTGGCGCCAGAACTGCTCCATCACGCGCGACTCGATCATGTTCAGCATGTACGCGTCGCGGTTGTTGTCGTGGCCGACGTATTCCTGATAGAGGCGGGGCAGGCCCGACTGCTCATAGGGTGTCCCGGCGTTTTTCGCGAGCCATTCACCCACCATCTGCTGGCCGTCCGGATTCATGGTCGGCCACAGCATGAGGATGTCGTTGTCGAGGATGTCCTTGATGGCGGGCTCAGCCGCGCGGTTGAGGAGGTCGTAGGCCAGCTGCAGCGTCATCTGCGCGCCAGCCACCTCAGTGGCGTGGCAGCCGCCGTCGAGGTGGACAAATGCCTTGCCTTCGCGCGCGAGCCGGCGTGCTTCATCGTCGGAAAGGCCCTGCGGATGAGCCAGGCGCTGCGCGATCTCGCGGTACCGATCGACGTTGTCGAGGTTCTTCGCATTCGAGATGAGGGCGAAATACATGACGCGCCCGTCTGTCGTCTTTCCGGCTTCCACGAGCCTGATGGACGGACTGGCGGCGGCAAGCTTCTTCAGGTAGCTGATGGCCTGGTCGTAGGTCGCCAGCTTGTTGTCGGCTCCCGGCTTGAAGCCCAGAACCGACTCCGGTGTCGGCAACGTCCGGGACGCCGCCTGCATCACCGCCTGGCTCCCGAGCACGACGACGACCAGCAGTATCGCTACCTTGCGCATCATGGATATCCTCCCGCGCGGTACCTTATCGTCGGGCCGCCTCAACTGCAAGCCGGTTTGTCGGCGGCGTCCTGAGCGCCGGGCAGTCACCGTGAATGCGGGCGACCCGGCAAGCGCGACGAGTCCGCTACCGGCCCGGCTGTAGCACGTTGAGCTTGAGGGCGCGCGCGGCAGCAGCCAGGCGGTCGTCGTAGGTGATGAATGCCTCCGGGTAGTCGCCAATCGAGAGTGCCGCGGCCAGGTGGAGGGCATCGAGCGATCGGATCATTGGAGGACCGACGTGCTCCGCGAGCCGCATGACCCCCGAATCGAGCCGGATGAGCGTCGTTGTTCTGAGGACACCATCAGCCCGGCGGCTCGCTGCGGCCGGAGCGCTGATGCGTCGCAGTGTCCTCCGACATTCGACCGCGGCCAGCTCACTTGAGACCCAGTCGGGCCAGTGTTCAAGTTCCCGTTCGAGCGCCACGCTTTCCCTTTCTGGCAGGATCAGCTTCATGAGTGCGGAGGAATCAAGATACACGGGCAGGAAGTTCATATCTTGTCTTCCCGCAACTCCTGAAGTGCCCGCTGAGCACGCTCGCCCAAGTCAGCAGGGATCTTCCCCTTGAGCGGAGGCAGGTCTTCGAGTCGCCTGGTGGCAGGAATCGCCCGTCCCGACGCGACCAGGCGCTCCACAAGCGTTGCTCCCGGGCGCAGCGGCACAAGCATCGCCACCGTGTGCCCCCGGTCGGTCACGTCGAGCGTCTCGCCCGCGACCACGCGTTCAAGGTACACGCTCAGGTTCTGGCGCAACTCCCGGACGCCGACCCGGCCGTTGATGGGGCCTCGACGCCGAACGGTCGTGATGTCGGTTCTCATGTAGCACATGGTAGCACATGCTTCCGCCCCCCGGCACGGATATGATGGCGGATTGAAACCAGGGAGAACGTCCATGTCATCGCGAGCTGATCGACTGCTTGTGTCCGCGCTTGTTGTCGTGTTCTGTGGAGGGGTGGTTGTCGAGTCCAGCCTGGCGCAAACGCCGGCACCGCCCGCACCACAGGCGCCACCGCCGATCACCGCTGCCGATTACGCGCGCGCCGAGCAGTTTCTGGGACCGGCCGTCAACCCGCTCGTGGTGGG
The sequence above is drawn from the Acidobacteriota bacterium genome and encodes:
- a CDS encoding 6-carboxytetrahydropterin synthase, whose amino-acid sequence is MYSVSKRIDFCYGHRLLDYDGICKHPHGHNATVEIEVRSGQLDSRCMVCDFADIKRVVKSWIDEHIDHQMVLRRDDPLVKPLQEQNEPLFLVDANPTVEHLAKIIYEYARSQGFPVEAVRLWETPTSCATYRGD
- a CDS encoding type II toxin-antitoxin system prevent-host-death family antitoxin, giving the protein MRTDITTVRRRGPINGRVGVRELRQNLSVYLERVVAGETLDVTDRGHTVAMLVPLRPGATLVERLVASGRAIPATRRLEDLPPLKGKIPADLGERAQRALQELREDKI
- a CDS encoding type III PLP-dependent enzyme, with protein sequence MAKTTPAQLKALAARHGTPLVVVNHDILRQNYAQFKKYLPRVQAYFAVKANPAPEIVRTLFRAGASFDVASFPEFMLVYDFIKTRPAAERQAFVWDKIVYANPVKPKDTLRALDTYKPLVTFDNRIEIGKIRDFAPHAGLLLRIRVPNTGSMVELSSKFGCEPGEAVALIEEAHQAGLVVEGLSFHVGSQCTNFENFVQALNMSALVRQEAVSRGFDMKILDIGGGFPVRYNRHVQPFSQLAKVINAEINRLFPKEMEIIAEPGRFFVATAVTSIATVIGKAVRDGRPCYYIDDSVYHTFSGLIFDHCPYHFKAFRKGPTEVSAVFGQTCDGLDTISQSEALPELQLDDLVYSEDIGAYSNASATWFNGFAPAKVVHINE
- a CDS encoding HAD hydrolase-like protein gives rise to the protein MLLVFDFDGTLVDSIVDLTESASDLSEEYGGKRLDLPAVTLMVGEGAHTLVERILSTAGVADQPAGALSRFLEIYDRRMLDHTVPYPGMIDTLTTISRIHRLAMLTNKPEQATRRIMIHSSLDRFFKDCVFGDGTSARKPDTEGLRWLMGRQSASASQTWLIGDSDVDVETARAAGVQLCVARYGFGFCRIDPTTLRPDDVIIDRPSDLLAALEPSKPIARRSQS
- a CDS encoding M14 family metallopeptidase, with amino-acid sequence MMRKVAILLVVVVLGSQAVMQAASRTLPTPESVLGFKPGADNKLATYDQAISYLKKLAAASPSIRLVEAGKTTDGRVMYFALISNAKNLDNVDRYREIAQRLAHPQGLSDDEARRLAREGKAFVHLDGGCHATEVAGAQMTLQLAYDLLNRAAEPAIKDILDNDILMLWPTMNPDGQQMVGEWLAKNAGTPYEQSGLPRLYQEYVGHDNNRDAYMLNMIESRVMEQFWRQWEPNIIYVFHQSAPFPTRIWLPPFSEPIALDAPYVVSREINMIGMAIAKSLDERGQVGATHMGQAFDAWYPGYVDYAPVFKNIPAFWTETAGNMAAPREYTLNDLPESYRDLRPQSLYASPWPGGWWRLGDAVAYNETAAISTLEFAAKYRESLLYNRYQAGRDQIAAGRKTAPYAYMIPQDQRDPVAAVEMLRRLAFGGVRVSQLTSPATIDKVTYAAGTWVVPTDQEFGAMARELLNPQKYPDLRQYPGGPPVRPYDAAGWTLPLQMGVKVTAVASPLAEDVRGKLKLLGATPLPTAKPTPYNMTASADPAPFDSVPGIGFDSSPSAAAIIPPAGRLSGSGPALAVDPAQNNAFRAITRAWKLGASVQFAAGARAAGARYIITGLPDAAQADLVKSLALVAERTSASGVAMKKPRIGLYQPWTGSMDEGWTRWLLEQYGFEFVSLHPEDFKTPLRDKVDSIILADDARIPVESGGQAAVARGAAGTAAAPPAGARAAGAAPAAGRGQGGRGGGSGRAVRPEYAYALTAADLQAFETFVRDGGTVVCFNSACRFAIQQFKLPVRNVAEGLKPEEFFLRGSIVNVQTDPTHPVMAGMDETSAVFVDGSPVYEPQVGFKGTILAKYADTGSPLQSGYLIGEKYLQGKAAALDVELDKGHVVLLGFRPQWRGQPFATFRVVFNSAIYVR
- a CDS encoding PIN domain-containing protein, whose product is MNFLPVYLDSSALMKLILPERESVALERELEHWPDWVSSELAAVECRRTLRRISAPAAASRRADGVLRTTTLIRLDSGVMRLAEHVGPPMIRSLDALHLAAALSIGDYPEAFITYDDRLAAAARALKLNVLQPGR